A single window of Polyangia bacterium DNA harbors:
- a CDS encoding glycosyltransferase family 2 protein — protein MSADGAPPHVTIVIPVYNEEGILAGSVLELEEKLRPFGWTYELLLCENGSRDRTVEIGKELERAHPQVRMLSTGSPNYGLAMKTGILEARGKFVICDEIDLLDTQFYARALALLERSDTEMVVGSKAMVGSNDQRPLFRRAATRVYNGMLRVVCHYRGTDTHGLKAFRREALLETARRCVLDRDVFASEFVIRAHREGKKVVEIPFAVREKRPPSINLTKRVPHVLKSVARLAISVRQNRE, from the coding sequence ATGAGCGCCGACGGCGCCCCGCCGCACGTCACCATCGTCATTCCGGTCTACAACGAAGAAGGGATCCTGGCCGGGTCGGTGCTGGAGCTGGAAGAAAAGCTGCGCCCCTTCGGCTGGACGTACGAGCTTTTGCTTTGTGAAAACGGCTCGCGCGATCGCACGGTGGAGATCGGCAAGGAACTGGAGAGGGCTCACCCGCAGGTGCGCATGCTGTCCACCGGCTCGCCGAACTATGGCCTGGCCATGAAGACCGGCATCCTGGAGGCGCGCGGCAAGTTCGTCATCTGCGACGAGATCGATCTGCTGGACACGCAGTTTTACGCGCGGGCGCTGGCCCTGCTGGAACGCAGCGACACCGAGATGGTGGTGGGATCGAAGGCCATGGTGGGGTCGAACGATCAGCGGCCGCTGTTCCGGCGGGCGGCGACGCGCGTGTACAACGGGATGTTGCGGGTGGTCTGCCATTACCGCGGCACCGACACGCACGGCTTGAAGGCGTTCCGGCGCGAGGCCCTGCTGGAGACCGCTCGCCGCTGCGTGCTGGACCGCGACGTCTTCGCCAGCGAGTTCGTCATCCGGGCCCACCGCGAGGGCAAGAAGGTCGTCGAGATCCCCTTCGCCGTGCGCGAGAAGCGGCCGCCGTCGATCAACCTGACCAAGCGCGTGCCGCACGTGCTCAAGAGCGTGGCCAGGCTGGCCATCTCCGTGCGCCAGAACCGGGAGTGA